One stretch of Bombus affinis isolate iyBomAffi1 chromosome 4, iyBomAffi1.2, whole genome shotgun sequence DNA includes these proteins:
- the LOC126915504 gene encoding T-complex protein 1 subunit beta: MVSLNPVRILKNEAEEEKAEIARLSLFVGAIAIGDLVKSTLGPKGMDKILVAHGRSAGQVQVTNDGATILKNVGVDNPAAKILVDMSRVQDDEVGDGTTSVTVLAAELLREAEKLIDQKIHPQTIISGWRSATNVAREALKNAAADNSADPERFREDLLNIARTTLSSKILSQHKEHFSKLAVNAVLRLKGSGNLSAIQIIKKRGGTLGDSFLDEGFLLDKKPGVHQPQRITDARILIANTPMDTDKIKVFGSRVRVDSMAKIAELEGAEKEKMKDKVEKIIKHGCNVFVNRQLIYNYPEQLFADANIMAIEHADFDGIERLALVTGGEIVSTFDHPDMVKLGKCDLIEQIMLGEDTLLRFSGVPLGEACTVIIRGATQQILDEAERSLHDALCVLSATVRESRIVYGGGCSEMIMACAVMNAATSTPGKEAVAMESFARALQQLPTVIADNAGYDSAQLVSELRAAHNSGANTMGLDMEQGKVGCMKQLGITESWAVKRQVLVSAAEAAEMILRVDDILRAAPRKRVKDRGRC, from the exons ATG GTTTCCTTGAATCCTGTCAGGATCCTCAAAAATGAAGCAGAAGAAGAGAAAGCAGAAATTGCCAGGCTAAGTTTGTTTGTAGGAGCAATAGCCATTGGCGACTTAGTAAAGTCTACACTTGGACCTAAAGGTATGGATAAGATATTGGTGGCTCATGGCCGATCTGCAGGACAAGTTCAAGTTACCAATGATGGTGCAACTATTCTCAAAAATGTTGGTGTGGATAATCCTGCTGCTAAAATCTTAGTAGATATGTCGCGTGTTCAAGATGATGAAGTTGGTGATGGTACCACTTCTGTAACTGTCCTTG CTGCTGAATTATTAAGAGAAGCAGAGAAATTAATAGATCAAAAAATTCATCCACAAACCATAATTTCTGGCTGGAGAAGTGCAACTAATGTAGCAAGAGAAGCTTTGAAAAATGCTGCAGCTGATAATTCTGCAGATCCTGAACGTTTTCGTGAAGATTTGTTAAATATTGCCCGTACAACTCTGAGTTCGAAAATTCTGTCCCAACACAAGGAACATTTCAGCAAGCTTGCAGTAAATGCTGTGTTGCGTCTTAAAGGATCTGGCAATTTATCAGctattcaaataattaagaagcGTGGAGGAACTTTAGGTGATTCCTTCCTTGATGAGGGATTCTTACTAGACAAAAAACCTGGTGTACATCAGCCACAGAGAATAACTGATGCACGTATACTTATAGCGAATACTCCTATGGATACAGATAAAATCAAg GTATTTGGTTCTAGAGTTAGAGTTGACTCAATGGCAAAAATTGCAGAATTAGAAGGAGCAGAGAAGGAAAAAATGAAG GATAAAGTTGAGAAGATCATAAAACATGGCTGCAACGTTTTTGTTAATAGACAGTTGATTTATAATTACCCAGAACAATTATTCGCTGACGCTAATATTATGGCTATCGAGCATGCTGACTTTGATGGTATTGAACGACTTGCTCTTGTTACTGGTGGGGAAATTGTCAGTACCTTTGATCATCCTGACATGGTGAAACTTGGCAAATGTGATCTCATTGAACAG ATAATGTTGGGTGAAGACACTTTATTACGATTTTCTGGAGTTCCATTAGGAGAAGCTTGTACAGTAATTATTAGAGGTGCAACCCAGCAAATTCTTGATGAAGCTGAGAGATCTTTGCATGATGCGCTTTGCGTATTATCAGCTACAGTACGTGAATCGAGAATTGTTTATGGAGGAGGATGTAGTGAGATGATAATGGCTTGTGCCGTAATGAACGCAGCTACTTCTACTCCTGGAAAAGAAGCAGTTGCAATGGAATCTTTTGCTCGTGCATTGCAACAATTGCCCACTGTTATTGCCGACAATGCTGGTTACGATTCAGCTCAACTAGTTAGTGAATTGAGAGCTGCACATAATTCTGGCGCAAATACCATGGGCCTCG ATATGGAGCAAGGAAAAGTAGGCTGTATGAAACAATTAGGAATAACTGAATCTTGGGCTGTGAAGAGGCAAGTTTTAGTTAGTGCAGCAGaagcagccgaaatgattttaCGTGTAGATGATATTTTACGGGCTGCACCCAGAAAGCGCGTCAAGGATCGCGGACGTTGTTAA